One window of Bacillus alkalicellulosilyticus genomic DNA carries:
- a CDS encoding UbiX family flavin prenyltransferase, with the protein MSEEKGIYTVGITGASGAQYGVRLTQELLSQKYKVHLVITEAGWQVFREELQLDTSDRQSVLNQLFPQSNDLLHYHDLHDYAAPIASGSYQNKGMFIIPCSMGTLSGIAHGASGNLLERTADVMLKERRPLLIVPRETPLHQIHLENMLKITKVGGLIVPAMPGYYHLPKTLDDIINFVVGKVLDSAHIKHQLFTRWGE; encoded by the coding sequence ATGAGTGAAGAAAAAGGGATTTATACGGTTGGCATAACTGGAGCTAGCGGGGCACAATATGGTGTCAGGTTAACACAGGAGCTTCTATCACAAAAGTATAAAGTACACCTTGTCATTACCGAGGCAGGCTGGCAAGTATTTAGAGAAGAGCTACAATTAGACACTTCAGATCGCCAAAGCGTGTTGAATCAATTGTTTCCACAATCTAATGACTTACTTCATTATCATGATCTTCACGACTATGCTGCTCCGATTGCTAGTGGTTCCTACCAAAACAAAGGGATGTTTATTATTCCTTGTTCCATGGGGACATTATCTGGCATAGCCCATGGTGCGTCTGGAAATCTATTAGAACGAACGGCGGATGTCATGCTAAAGGAGAGACGACCGTTACTTATTGTTCCAAGAGAAACACCACTTCATCAGATTCACTTAGAGAACATGTTGAAAATAACTAAAGTAGGCGGATTGATTGTACCAGCTATGCCTGGTTATTATCATTTACCTAAAACGCTTGATGATATTATTAATTTTGTAGTAGGAAAAGTATTAGATAGTGCTCATATCAAACATCAGTTATTTACCCGCTGGGGGGAGTAA
- a CDS encoding menaquinone biosynthesis protein, which produces MTLVIGEISYTNILPIFYYVDRQKLSQLGCTFIPKIPAKLNQDMAEGRIDVGGISSFAYGENADAYTVLPNLSVSSFDSVGSIFLFSKYPIEQLDGKRIALTSSSATSSNLLKIILGTFMNHQIAYDVMEPNFQKMMATYDAALLIGDDAIVTSWNEGNHYYRYDLGELWYKYTALPMTFAVFAVRNQVIVEKEEMVAELYDQLVTSKDESIEQMFKPMIADIQKLLGGPTSYWTSYFNGLSYDLGQKQIEGLLYYFKLAYEKQLITTKVEQVTVWSAYDRHHTIS; this is translated from the coding sequence ATGACACTAGTTATTGGCGAAATTTCTTACACTAACATATTACCTATATTTTATTATGTTGACCGACAAAAATTATCACAGTTAGGTTGTACTTTTATTCCTAAGATTCCTGCAAAGTTAAATCAAGACATGGCTGAAGGGCGGATTGATGTTGGAGGTATTTCATCCTTCGCTTATGGAGAAAACGCGGATGCCTATACGGTGCTGCCTAATCTATCAGTCTCATCGTTTGACAGCGTAGGTTCAATTTTTTTGTTTTCAAAATATCCAATTGAACAACTAGATGGCAAACGAATAGCTCTGACGTCTAGTTCTGCAACATCCTCAAATTTATTAAAAATAATTTTGGGTACCTTTATGAATCATCAAATAGCATACGATGTGATGGAGCCGAATTTTCAGAAGATGATGGCTACCTATGATGCGGCCTTATTGATTGGAGACGACGCGATTGTTACCTCGTGGAACGAGGGGAATCACTATTATCGCTATGATTTAGGAGAATTATGGTACAAATACACAGCATTGCCGATGACATTCGCGGTATTTGCAGTTCGAAATCAGGTTATCGTAGAGAAAGAAGAAATGGTTGCTGAATTATACGACCAACTTGTAACAAGTAAGGATGAAAGTATCGAGCAAATGTTTAAACCAATGATTGCTGATATTCAAAAACTATTGGGTGGGCCGACTTCATATTGGACTAGCTACTTTAACGGGTTAAGTTATGACCTTGGACAAAAACAAATTGAAGGCCTTCTCTATTATTTCAAACTAGCTTATGAAAAGCAGTTAATTACAACTAAAGTTGAACAAGTAACAGTATGGAGTGCTTATGACCGTCACCATACTATAAGTTAA